From Thermoflavifilum aggregans, a single genomic window includes:
- a CDS encoding RagB/SusD family nutrient uptake outer membrane protein: MKSKYSFLITISAWAFLQLFMTGCSKKLEEHPHTVFTVAYLQTPEGIQSALYSLYTGLQYQFGPEGAVAIETYGTDEFTMGDQPRIGATDHTLGDYTLDATNGAILTPWNRIYPNINMANGIIEWAPKTGLDQNTVTSIIAQARFLRGLYYLLLVKQFGAVPIDLGSGPFKFNQNPFQGFNRLPQDSVLRADYQGMIDDFTYAAQNLPDQRPAGAFYPDKAAAYTKLAEVYLLRGFNDSLKQPNDFQNAFNAAMTVINNTSRFGTSLLQDYGQVNAPGNDYNPEIIFAAERVPGNYTADNVSNPSGIGGTAGSDACNDFQPDYTSIPCNGITGNGTKLANTRSILYGRPIRRFCPTAWLFNTLFADKVNDSRFDNSFRMMWLATNSSTTSPGTIAGDTAFMLAESMQAFNDSLATGRFIDNHDGSAYTAYNNSVSGKPWTLISPAAFYVIGGTLKYNIYPALKKYDDLNKTNANFPSTRPFPIIKLSETYLLAAEAAYQMGDKNTAANLLNVLRMRAAYRPGLSPAQLSARQAAMMITPAQVNEDFILDERARELCGESKRWSDLARRHDENGVNELLKRIPAFNPDGANIKPYMVLRPIPQSQLDASSAIPKSDISKYQNPGW; encoded by the coding sequence ATGAAGTCCAAATATTCATTTCTCATAACCATTTCAGCATGGGCATTCCTGCAACTATTCATGACAGGATGCAGCAAAAAGCTGGAAGAACATCCGCATACTGTTTTTACCGTTGCTTATCTGCAAACACCTGAGGGCATTCAGAGTGCATTGTATTCTTTATATACAGGCCTCCAATATCAATTTGGTCCTGAAGGTGCAGTAGCTATTGAAACATATGGGACGGATGAGTTTACTATGGGTGATCAGCCTCGTATTGGTGCTACTGATCACACATTGGGTGATTATACGTTGGATGCTACTAATGGGGCTATCCTTACGCCTTGGAACCGGATTTATCCGAATATCAATATGGCCAATGGCATTATTGAATGGGCACCCAAAACCGGATTGGATCAAAATACAGTAACCAGTATCATTGCACAGGCCCGGTTTTTAAGAGGCTTGTATTATCTGCTGCTGGTCAAGCAATTTGGAGCCGTACCCATTGATTTAGGTTCAGGTCCATTTAAGTTCAATCAGAATCCGTTTCAGGGATTTAACCGCTTGCCGCAGGATAGTGTATTGAGGGCTGATTATCAGGGAATGATTGATGATTTTACGTATGCTGCGCAAAACCTGCCCGATCAGCGTCCAGCAGGTGCATTTTATCCCGATAAGGCAGCAGCTTATACCAAACTGGCCGAAGTCTATTTGTTACGAGGATTCAATGATTCGCTGAAACAACCCAATGATTTTCAGAATGCATTCAATGCAGCGATGACGGTGATCAATAATACGAGCAGGTTTGGTACATCATTGTTACAGGATTATGGCCAGGTGAATGCTCCGGGTAACGACTACAATCCGGAAATCATTTTTGCTGCTGAACGGGTACCAGGCAATTATACAGCCGACAATGTTTCCAATCCATCTGGCATCGGTGGAACTGCTGGTTCTGATGCATGTAATGATTTTCAACCTGATTATACAAGCATTCCATGCAATGGAATTACAGGAAATGGAACGAAGTTGGCAAATACCAGAAGTATTTTGTATGGCCGTCCTATTCGCCGGTTTTGCCCAACCGCCTGGTTATTCAATACTTTGTTTGCCGATAAAGTCAATGACAGCCGTTTTGATAATTCCTTCCGCATGATGTGGCTGGCCACCAATTCCAGCACCACTTCACCCGGTACCATTGCAGGTGATACAGCCTTCATGCTGGCCGAGAGCATGCAGGCATTCAATGATTCATTAGCCACCGGAAGATTTATTGATAACCATGATGGGAGCGCCTATACGGCATATAACAATAGCGTCTCCGGTAAACCATGGACATTAATTTCACCCGCTGCTTTTTATGTGATTGGAGGTACTTTGAAATACAATATTTATCCGGCTTTAAAGAAATATGATGATTTGAACAAAACTAATGCAAATTTTCCCAGCACACGGCCGTTCCCGATTATCAAATTATCGGAAACCTATTTGCTGGCAGCTGAAGCAGCTTATCAAATGGGTGATAAAAATACAGCAGCCAATTTGTTGAATGTATTGCGCATGAGAGCTGCTTATCGCCCGGGCCTGTCGCCAGCCCAATTATCTGCACGGCAGGCAGCTATGATGATTACACCTGCGCAAGTGAATGAAGATTTTATTCTGGATGAACGAGCACGGGAACTTTGCGGTGAAAGCAAACGCTGGTCTGACCTGGCCCGCCGTCACGATGAAAACGGAGTAAACGAATTGCTGAAGAGAATACCGGCATTTAATCCGGATGGAGCAAACATTAAACCCTATATGGTACTCAGGCCCATTCCGCAGTCTCAGTTAGATGCTTCTTCAGCTATTCCGAAATCTGATATTTCTAAGTATCAAAATCCTGGATGGTAA
- a CDS encoding SusC/RagA family TonB-linked outer membrane protein, translating into MKIWFTGKDVQLLRAPYFHYMKYIYITTLILTCNIVVPHATYANVYSSFLYQSRQIHVTGQVTDENGNPLSGVSIRVRGTNTGAITDNNGRFELDAPEGSVLEISFIGYQTQVITLGHENQNLRIQLHAAASQLAQLVVIGYGTQKKADVTGAIATISSDALTVAPAANIQQALQGKAAGLQVETVGTIPGSGAQIRVRGIKSISGSNSPLIVVDGIPYDGNLNDIDINNIASISVLKDASATAIYGSRASNGVILITTMRGKEGPAHVSYDGYYGIGKPEFYYPVFNGQEYAALRNISPWTGGYMPQELQMLAAGKETNWQKLIYQTSHKTNHDLTISGGGNGTSYSYGGGFYNETTLIPGVSYTRYSIRATVDSKIGKRFHVGLSSLNALGLTKGAQFVAGGAMYPILALSPLMPAYDSSGNILREPSGNTIDKDFYYNPLYLKYNQNWVDQQRRLRTFNSLFAQYDFTPWLNYRFNLGLNYDQEEDDQFQGADQLTNPDYFRPGQGNTAYVNNSSEYGYTAENLLNINKTFQKHTFNFTGLYSIQEYHSHNTSVRKDSITSDFVQFYNLNLSNPTPYPVLGGGEVSWALISYMGRLNYSYADKYLLTVTERVDGSSRLAPGHKWHAYTAVGLGWNINSESFLRNARFIDQLKLRATYGQTSNQAINPYQSLGLVSQSGYYNFGPTIVKGYNVVTLPNPNLNWEYTKQLNIGLDYSFLNARINGSLEYYHEHTYNILYAVSLPVTSGVPGSYTTNIGTMQNWGMEWNISTQNIHSPGNGFNWTTDLNLFFNRNKLLSLGSGFTRDIANQLFPGYSMTSIYDYKKVGIWQLDQAKEAAQYGSVPGQIHLADLNHDGIIDPNNDREIIGNEDAKLQGGMTNTFTYKGFDLSFFVYARFGGLLVSQIHQSLADYLVNLDGRRNGIKVDYWTPTNPTNWFPEPTAQWSPVSSAWTTLGYYDATYVKLKSINLGYTFSHTFLSRFNIQSVRLYLTMDNVAILFSPYYKQTGIDPAGTTYGNGGVSNPGNIRTGVGDNSTITINATVPPTRSYLLGLNINF; encoded by the coding sequence ATGAAAATTTGGTTTACAGGTAAGGATGTACAGTTGTTACGTGCACCTTATTTCCACTACATGAAATATATTTACATTACTACGCTTATTCTGACATGCAATATTGTTGTACCTCATGCAACCTACGCAAATGTGTACTCATCCTTTCTTTATCAATCCCGGCAAATTCATGTCACCGGACAGGTAACGGACGAAAACGGTAATCCATTAAGCGGCGTAAGCATTCGGGTAAGAGGAACCAATACGGGAGCTATTACAGATAATAACGGTCGTTTTGAACTCGATGCTCCGGAAGGAAGCGTGTTGGAAATTTCTTTTATTGGATATCAGACTCAGGTCATTACGTTAGGACATGAAAATCAGAACCTGCGTATCCAGCTCCATGCAGCAGCCAGCCAGCTCGCCCAGCTGGTTGTGATTGGATATGGTACACAAAAGAAAGCTGATGTAACAGGTGCAATTGCGACTATCAGCAGTGATGCATTAACAGTGGCTCCTGCAGCCAATATTCAGCAGGCATTACAGGGAAAGGCAGCAGGACTGCAGGTGGAAACAGTGGGAACCATACCAGGTTCAGGCGCACAGATCCGGGTAAGAGGTATTAAATCCATCAGCGGTTCAAACAGCCCATTGATAGTAGTAGACGGAATTCCATATGATGGTAATTTAAATGATATTGACATAAACAATATTGCCTCTATCAGTGTGTTAAAGGATGCATCAGCTACAGCTATTTACGGATCGAGGGCATCCAACGGCGTGATTCTGATTACCACTATGAGAGGTAAAGAAGGACCAGCACATGTGTCTTATGATGGATATTATGGTATTGGCAAACCGGAATTTTATTATCCGGTATTTAACGGACAGGAGTATGCTGCCCTCCGTAACATTTCACCATGGACAGGTGGTTATATGCCTCAGGAATTGCAAATGCTCGCTGCAGGTAAAGAAACCAACTGGCAAAAACTGATTTATCAGACCAGCCATAAAACAAATCATGACCTTACCATCTCCGGTGGTGGAAATGGAACATCTTATTCTTATGGTGGTGGTTTCTACAACGAAACGACCTTAATACCAGGAGTAAGCTATACGCGCTATTCAATTCGAGCAACTGTGGATTCAAAGATCGGGAAACGATTTCATGTGGGTTTGAGCTCATTGAATGCATTGGGGTTAACCAAAGGTGCACAGTTTGTAGCCGGAGGAGCTATGTATCCTATTCTTGCACTTAGTCCGCTGATGCCAGCATATGATAGTTCAGGCAATATTTTACGGGAACCATCAGGTAATACGATTGATAAGGATTTTTACTATAACCCGTTATACCTGAAATATAATCAGAATTGGGTGGATCAGCAAAGAAGACTTCGTACCTTCAACAGTTTGTTTGCTCAATATGATTTCACACCATGGCTGAATTACCGGTTTAATTTAGGTTTAAATTATGACCAGGAAGAAGATGATCAATTCCAGGGAGCTGATCAATTAACCAATCCGGACTATTTCAGGCCTGGCCAGGGAAATACAGCATATGTAAATAATTCCTCGGAATACGGTTATACTGCAGAAAACCTGCTGAATATCAATAAAACATTCCAGAAACATACCTTTAACTTCACCGGATTATACAGTATTCAGGAATATCATAGCCATAATACATCTGTGCGGAAGGATTCCATCACATCCGATTTTGTGCAGTTTTACAATTTAAATCTTTCTAATCCCACACCTTATCCTGTGTTGGGTGGAGGTGAGGTATCCTGGGCTTTGATATCCTACATGGGACGTTTGAATTACAGTTATGCAGACAAATATTTGCTGACTGTTACCGAAAGAGTAGATGGTTCCTCTCGTCTGGCACCCGGGCACAAATGGCATGCATATACTGCAGTGGGATTGGGATGGAATATAAACAGTGAATCCTTTTTGCGAAATGCAAGGTTTATTGATCAGTTAAAGCTTAGAGCAACCTATGGCCAGACATCTAATCAGGCAATTAATCCCTATCAATCACTTGGATTGGTGAGCCAGAGCGGATATTATAATTTTGGCCCCACTATCGTAAAAGGTTATAATGTCGTAACATTACCCAATCCGAACCTCAATTGGGAATATACCAAACAATTGAACATTGGTCTGGATTATAGTTTCCTGAATGCCAGAATCAATGGTTCATTGGAGTATTATCATGAGCATACCTACAATATTCTGTATGCGGTGAGTCTGCCAGTGACTTCTGGTGTGCCCGGAAGTTATACCACCAATATTGGCACGATGCAAAACTGGGGTATGGAATGGAACATCAGCACACAGAACATTCATTCTCCCGGAAATGGATTCAACTGGACTACTGATTTAAATCTGTTCTTTAACAGGAATAAATTATTATCACTCGGTTCTGGCTTCACACGGGATATTGCCAATCAGCTTTTCCCCGGATATTCCATGACTTCAATTTATGATTACAAAAAGGTAGGCATCTGGCAGCTTGATCAGGCTAAAGAAGCCGCGCAGTATGGATCGGTTCCTGGGCAGATTCATCTGGCAGATTTGAATCATGATGGGATAATTGATCCGAATAATGACCGTGAAATTATTGGAAATGAGGATGCCAAATTGCAGGGCGGCATGACCAATACGTTTACCTATAAAGGATTCGACCTTTCTTTCTTTGTGTATGCACGTTTTGGCGGGTTACTGGTAAGCCAGATTCATCAATCTCTCGCTGATTATTTAGTGAATTTGGATGGAAGAAGAAATGGAATTAAAGTGGATTACTGGACACCGACCAATCCTACCAACTGGTTCCCGGAACCTACTGCACAATGGAGTCCCGTGAGTAGTGCGTGGACCACTCTCGGTTATTATGATGCTACTTATGTAAAACTCAAGAGTATCAATCTGGGTTATACTTTTTCCCATACTTTCCTGAGCAGATTCAATATCCAGAGTGTGAGGCTATACCTGACGATGGATAATGTAGCTATTTTATTTTCACCTTACTATAAACAAACGGGTATTGATCCTGCAGGTACTACCTATGGGAACGGTGGTGTATCCAATCCGGGGAATATCAGGACAGGTGTAGGGGATAATAGCACTATTACCATTAATGCAACAGTACCTCCTACACGCTCGTACTTGCTGGGTTTAAATATTAATTTTTAA
- a CDS encoding endo-1,4-beta-xylanase codes for MKKTPLIPIIFFLIITGSLLPACKKDVVHILNLGNFSDTTGTLKDAAAAAGIHFGMAIDYSDFTGNATYASIVKANCDQVTFENEMKGQYLLQNDGSVNFTQADALLNAVTNAGLKVYGHTLIWYQQQNATYLNSIVGGSGGGVSNLLTNGGFESWTGSTPTGWAYYNQVNGNFSQGTGGANVHGGNYSLAVNVTAGAAQNYQLQVASPSFPVVQGHVYLVSFWIMSPVGGSQYQVEGRSPNGSVAYSGNQSTPSTWTLKTFSFTAASSGNGMITFDMGASPNGTTYIDDVSVIDQTAAQQNSTPTAIAHRLDSVMQRYITTVVGHYAGKVVAWDVVNELFTDNGQIRNNTNTPNSNGNPNFFVWSNYLGDSLAIKAFQYARAADPNALLFINDYNLESSPAKLDSLIAYVNRLKSAGVPIDGIGTQMHIAWNTSPAAIDNMFQQLAATGLKIRISELDVKINPYAKPNIAATPLDEYFAYQAVAYQYVVQSYLKNVPKAQQYGITVWGVHDPDSWLYNNGNDFPLLFDSNYKKKPAFAAVLQALKANGQ; via the coding sequence ATGAAAAAGACACCATTGATTCCGATTATATTCTTTCTGATTATAACAGGGAGTTTGCTTCCCGCCTGTAAGAAAGATGTGGTACATATTTTAAATCTGGGTAATTTCTCAGATACCACAGGCACACTCAAGGATGCTGCTGCAGCAGCTGGTATTCATTTTGGGATGGCTATTGATTACAGTGATTTTACAGGAAATGCTACCTATGCATCAATCGTAAAAGCGAATTGTGATCAGGTTACTTTCGAAAATGAAATGAAAGGTCAATACCTGTTACAAAATGATGGTAGTGTAAATTTTACCCAGGCTGATGCCCTGTTGAATGCAGTAACCAACGCCGGTTTAAAAGTATATGGACATACATTGATCTGGTATCAACAACAAAATGCTACGTATCTTAATAGCATTGTAGGTGGTAGCGGAGGCGGTGTTTCTAATCTGCTCACGAATGGAGGATTTGAATCCTGGACGGGTTCTACACCAACCGGATGGGCTTATTACAATCAGGTAAATGGTAATTTCTCACAGGGTACTGGCGGTGCAAATGTGCATGGCGGAAATTATTCTCTTGCGGTTAACGTAACAGCCGGTGCTGCACAGAATTATCAACTTCAGGTAGCCAGCCCCTCTTTTCCGGTGGTACAGGGGCATGTATATCTGGTGTCGTTCTGGATTATGTCGCCCGTTGGTGGATCTCAGTACCAAGTGGAAGGGCGTTCCCCGAATGGAAGTGTTGCGTATTCCGGCAATCAATCTACTCCTTCTACATGGACTTTGAAAACTTTTTCTTTCACCGCTGCCAGTTCGGGTAATGGCATGATTACGTTTGATATGGGAGCAAGTCCCAATGGCACCACCTATATTGACGATGTGTCTGTGATTGACCAGACTGCAGCACAACAAAATTCGACTCCAACTGCTATTGCTCATCGGCTGGATTCTGTAATGCAGCGATACATCACAACTGTGGTAGGACATTATGCCGGAAAAGTAGTCGCATGGGATGTTGTCAATGAATTGTTTACTGATAATGGACAAATCCGTAACAATACCAATACACCCAACAGCAACGGCAATCCGAATTTCTTTGTATGGTCAAACTATCTCGGCGATTCACTGGCTATAAAGGCATTCCAATATGCGCGTGCCGCCGATCCGAATGCTTTATTGTTTATCAATGATTACAATCTGGAATCCAGCCCGGCCAAACTGGATTCATTGATTGCTTATGTAAACCGACTGAAAAGTGCAGGTGTTCCCATAGATGGAATTGGTACGCAAATGCATATTGCATGGAATACCTCTCCGGCAGCTATTGATAACATGTTTCAGCAGCTTGCAGCTACGGGTCTGAAAATCCGGATTTCAGAATTGGATGTCAAAATTAATCCCTATGCAAAGCCCAATATTGCTGCTACCCCGCTCGATGAGTATTTCGCTTATCAGGCTGTAGCATATCAATACGTGGTACAATCTTACTTGAAGAATGTACCAAAGGCTCAGCAATACGGTATTACCGTGTGGGGAGTGCACGACCCGGATAGCTGGTTGTATAATAATGGCAATGATTTTCCTTTGCTGTTTGATAGTAATTATAAGAAAAAACCGGCATTTGCAGCCGTGTTGCAGGCACTGAAAGCAAATGGACAGTAA
- a CDS encoding LacI family DNA-binding transcriptional regulator produces MKDTREVTIYDIARQLHISPATVSRGLNNHPAVSKKTRQKILEAAQALGYRSNTFASSLRKQRTNTLGVIVPKLNSHFVSSVLAGIEKVANEAGYNLIISQSLESAQKEIANANTMFKSRVDGLIVSLAFDTRDLSHFDPFFKKGIPVIFFDRVEQHLPSSTHIIIDNERAGYQATEHLIQQGCRHILHITGNLTRNVYADRLKGYQAALKTYGLPFHETDVIVSMLDEKSAWETGRQIAGMHPLPDGLFVANDTFAAICMQALKEKGIRVPDDIAIVGFNDDLVSRVVEPPLTTVHYPGQEMGELVARHLINHLQGTVPLTHTHTIIIHSELIIRQSSLRNPPH; encoded by the coding sequence GTGAAAGATACCAGAGAGGTTACCATTTATGATATAGCCAGGCAACTCCATATTTCACCTGCCACCGTTAGCCGGGGACTGAACAACCATCCGGCTGTAAGTAAAAAAACGCGTCAGAAAATTCTCGAGGCAGCCCAGGCTTTGGGTTATCGTTCCAACACGTTTGCCAGCAGCCTGCGCAAGCAGCGCACCAACACCCTGGGAGTAATTGTACCCAAGCTGAACAGCCATTTCGTGTCGTCGGTGCTGGCTGGTATTGAAAAAGTGGCCAATGAAGCCGGATACAACCTGATTATTTCGCAATCCCTTGAATCAGCCCAGAAAGAAATAGCCAATGCCAATACCATGTTCAAAAGCCGGGTGGATGGCCTCATTGTTTCCCTGGCTTTTGACACCCGTGATTTAAGTCATTTCGATCCCTTCTTTAAAAAAGGCATCCCGGTGATTTTCTTTGACCGGGTTGAACAGCATTTGCCCTCTTCTACCCACATTATTATTGATAATGAAAGAGCCGGATATCAGGCCACAGAGCATCTGATCCAGCAAGGCTGCCGGCATATTCTGCATATTACCGGCAACCTCACACGAAATGTATATGCCGACCGGCTTAAAGGCTATCAGGCAGCATTGAAGACCTACGGGCTTCCTTTTCATGAAACCGATGTCATTGTCAGTATGCTGGATGAAAAGAGTGCATGGGAAACAGGCCGGCAGATTGCCGGTATGCACCCCCTGCCCGATGGATTGTTTGTGGCAAATGATACCTTTGCGGCCATTTGTATGCAGGCATTGAAAGAGAAGGGCATCCGGGTGCCGGATGACATAGCCATCGTGGGATTCAATGACGATCTGGTAAGTCGGGTGGTGGAGCCGCCGTTAACCACCGTTCATTATCCCGGCCAGGAAATGGGTGAACTAGTGGCTCGTCATCTGATCAATCATCTGCAGGGAACCGTGCCCCTTACACATACCCATACCATCATCATCCACTCAGAGCTAATCATTCGCCAATCTTCCCTTCGAAACCCTCCACACTAA
- a CDS encoding glycoside hydrolase family 3 C-terminal domain-containing protein, with the protein MVIRLYYRTTWMISLLLGVLCFSAKAQDTLAFLNPSLPTDVRIRDLLQRMTLEEKVSQMQNASPAIPRLHIPAYNWWSEALHGVARSGVATIFPEPIGLAATFDDSLEYEIATAISDEARAMFNAAASKGRYEQYGGLTFWTPNINIFRDPRWGRGQETYGEDPYLTGRMATAFIRGMQGNDPRYLKTAACAKHYVVHSGPEGLRHQFDAQASLHDLYDTYLPAFHAAVKAGVEAVMCAYNSTNGQPCCANTYLLDTVLRKDWGFRGHIVSDCGAISDIYAGHHYVNSEAEAAAIAVKRGVNLDCGNEYALLPEAIRRGLLTEADIDSALVPLLRTRFKLGLFDPPAYNPYNAISPAVINSTAHRQLARRAAAESIILLKNKGVLPLRNDLPKYFVTGPNATNLDVLIGNYYGVNPHMVTILEGLAGAIAPGSQLQYKPGCLLAWPNANPVDWTTGEARSADVTFVVLGLSGLLEGEEGDAIASPDRGDRATYDLPANQIAFLRKLRENNSKPIVAIITGGSPVNLAPVDSLADAVLMVWYPGEEGGNAVADVIFGKTSPAGKLPVTFPKSYSQLPPFDDYNMQGRTYRYMTAEPLYPFGYGLTYGKFEFAHGRLQQQDSVLHISVEVSNKGSRAAADVVQLYVTPPQGKKDFPVPRYMLRDFRRIQLQPGQTELVSFDLPLQALQVVDAQGRKVWLKGMYEINLGESLPDARSQQLGMARPVSITYELK; encoded by the coding sequence ATGGTTATCAGACTTTATTACCGCACTACCTGGATGATCAGCCTCCTGCTTGGAGTATTATGCTTTTCTGCTAAAGCCCAGGACACGCTTGCGTTTTTGAATCCATCTCTTCCGACGGATGTACGTATCCGTGATTTGCTGCAACGGATGACCTTGGAGGAAAAAGTATCCCAGATGCAAAATGCCAGTCCGGCCATACCCAGGCTGCATATTCCGGCTTACAACTGGTGGAGTGAAGCGCTGCACGGGGTAGCCCGTTCGGGTGTGGCCACCATATTTCCGGAGCCGATTGGCTTGGCCGCAACTTTTGATGATAGCCTGGAGTATGAAATAGCCACAGCAATTTCCGATGAAGCCAGGGCCATGTTCAATGCAGCCGCATCCAAAGGCAGATACGAGCAATATGGTGGGCTAACGTTCTGGACGCCCAACATCAATATCTTTCGCGATCCGCGCTGGGGACGCGGACAGGAGACCTACGGAGAAGATCCCTATCTTACAGGCCGCATGGCCACGGCCTTTATCCGGGGCATGCAGGGCAATGATCCGCGTTATCTAAAGACCGCAGCCTGTGCCAAACATTATGTGGTGCACAGTGGCCCGGAAGGGTTGAGGCATCAGTTCGATGCACAGGCAAGTCTGCATGACCTGTATGATACCTACCTGCCGGCCTTTCATGCGGCCGTAAAAGCCGGTGTGGAAGCCGTGATGTGTGCCTACAACAGCACCAATGGCCAGCCCTGCTGTGCCAATACCTATTTGCTAGATACAGTATTGCGGAAAGACTGGGGCTTCCGGGGACATATCGTGTCCGATTGCGGAGCCATCAGCGATATTTATGCAGGGCATCACTATGTAAACAGCGAAGCGGAAGCAGCGGCTATTGCCGTAAAGCGGGGCGTAAATCTGGATTGCGGCAATGAATATGCCTTGCTGCCGGAAGCCATCAGGCGGGGATTGCTGACAGAAGCCGATATAGACTCTGCGCTGGTGCCTTTGTTGCGCACAAGGTTTAAGTTGGGTTTATTTGATCCGCCTGCCTATAATCCCTACAATGCGATCTCACCCGCAGTGATCAACAGTACAGCGCATCGGCAGCTGGCGCGTCGGGCTGCAGCCGAATCGATCATATTGCTGAAAAACAAGGGTGTTTTGCCGCTGCGCAATGATTTACCGAAATATTTTGTTACCGGCCCCAATGCCACTAACCTGGATGTGCTGATAGGCAACTATTATGGTGTGAACCCGCATATGGTAACCATCCTGGAAGGCCTTGCCGGAGCTATTGCCCCGGGTAGCCAGCTGCAATACAAGCCCGGCTGCCTGCTGGCCTGGCCCAACGCCAATCCGGTTGACTGGACGACAGGTGAAGCCCGCAGTGCGGATGTAACCTTTGTGGTGCTGGGTCTTTCCGGCTTGCTGGAAGGTGAAGAAGGCGATGCGATTGCTTCCCCGGATCGGGGCGACAGGGCTACCTATGATCTGCCGGCCAACCAGATTGCCTTTCTGCGCAAGCTCAGGGAAAATAATTCCAAACCCATTGTGGCTATCATTACAGGGGGAAGTCCTGTGAATCTCGCTCCGGTGGATAGCCTGGCTGATGCCGTGCTGATGGTCTGGTATCCTGGCGAAGAAGGCGGAAATGCTGTGGCAGACGTGATTTTTGGTAAAACTTCGCCTGCAGGAAAATTACCCGTAACCTTTCCGAAATCTTACAGCCAGCTTCCTCCTTTTGATGACTACAACATGCAGGGGCGCACCTATCGCTACATGACTGCTGAGCCATTGTATCCGTTCGGATATGGATTGACATACGGAAAATTTGAGTTTGCACACGGCCGCTTGCAGCAGCAGGATAGTGTATTGCATATCAGCGTGGAAGTAAGCAACAAGGGCTCACGCGCAGCAGCTGATGTGGTACAGCTTTATGTAACGCCGCCGCAGGGTAAAAAAGACTTTCCGGTACCCCGTTATATGCTGAGAGACTTCCGCAGGATTCAACTACAGCCCGGGCAAACTGAGCTGGTGAGTTTTGATTTACCCTTGCAGGCATTGCAGGTAGTAGATGCGCAAGGCAGGAAAGTTTGGCTGAAAGGGATGTATGAAATCAATTTGGGTGAATCCTTGCCGGATGCGCGCAGCCAGCAGTTGGGCATGGCCAGACCCGTAAGTATTACTTATGAGTTGAAATAA